CGTGCCAGCGCCGCGTCCAACTCCTCGGTGCTGTTGACCCCGACGGTGATGCCCTTGCCCTGCTCCCCGCGGGTCGGTTTGACGACGACGTCGCCGACCTCTTCGAGGAAGGCGTGGTCCTGTTCGTCGAATGTGGCCAGACGTCCCTTGGGTACCTGGATTCCGGCTTCCGACACCAGGCGTCGGGTCAGCCTCTTGTCGTCGCATCGTGCCATCGCCACCGCGGAGGTGTACTCCGACAACGACTCCCGCGTGATGACGCTGCGGCCACCGTGTGACAGGCGCATCTCGCCGGCTCCCGCGTCGAGGACCTCGACCCAGATTCCGCGACGCATCGCCTCGTCGGCGATGATCCGCGCATACGGGTTCAGATCGTCGACGGTCTCCGGGGGATGGGTGAACAGCGGTTCGTTGATCGCGTTCTTCCGTTTGACGGCCATGACCGGAACGCGCTCAAAACCCAGCTTCTCGTACAGGCCGATGGCGGCCTCGTTGTCGTGAGCCACCGACAGGTCCATGTAGGCCCGGCCCCGCTCGCGGTACAGCGCGGCCAGCGCACGGGTGAGTGCCGCGCCGACACCCGGCAGGCTGGTGGCCGGATCGACGGCCAGCGTCCACAGGCTCGAACCGTTCTCCGGGTCGTCGAAGAGCCGCTTGTGGTCGACCCCGGTGACCGTGCCCACCAACGATCCGTCGTCGTCGCGAACCGCCACCAGGTAGTCGAGCGCATCGAGGTCTTCGCTGTTGTCCCACAGCACCTCAACGGGTGCGGGCACCATTCCGCAGCGCATGTAGACCCGATTGATGTCCTCGGCATCTTCTCTACGCTCCAGCGATCGCACGGTGAACCCGGTGGGTGCCGTGCGCTGAGCGTCGTGATCGGAGAACCGCAGCCGATAGGTGTGACTGGGGTCGATGAACAACTCGGCCGGCGCCATCGCGACGAGCACGTGTGGCTCCCGGGCGTACATACAGATGTCGCGACGACCATGCCCCTCTTGCCGCAACACCTCGGCGAGCTTCGCCGGGTCCGCGAACGTCTGCCCGAATATCAATCGGCCCCAGCCCATTTCGACGGCCACGTCGTCGGCCATTGCGTCGACCAAGTGCTGGGGCGATGCGTCGTGCAGTCCGAGAGTGATCGCTTCGGTGCTTTCGGGGTTCACGGGGCTGGATGTCGCCGGCCTTCCGGCTCCGGGGCTGGATGTCGCCGGCCTTCCGGCTCCGGGGCTGGATGTCGCCGGCCTTCCGGCTCCGGCGGTCACGCCGCCGTCCCGTTGATCCCGTGGCGCTGCAGCCACAATTCCAGCAACCCGAGCTGCCAGAGTTCGTTGCCCCGGAGCGGGGTCAGGCGACCGTTCGGGTCGGCCAGCAGGTGGTCGACCGCGTCGGGGCGGAATAGCCCGCGCTCCTTGGCGACCGGAGCGTAGAGCGCATCGCGCACCAGCTCGAGGTACGGACCCTCCAGGTGGGTCAGCGCCGGCACCGGGAAGTAACCCTTGGGACGGTCGATGACCTCGGCGGGGATCACCCGTCGGGCAGCCTGCTTGAGCACGCCCTTGCCGTCGTGTGCGATCTTCAGCGCGGGTGGGCATGTGGCGGCCAGCTCGACGAGCTCGTGATCCAGGAATGGCACCCGGCCCTCCAGGCCCCAGGCCATCGTCATGTTGTCGACGCGCTTGACAGGGTCGTCCACCAGCATCACCGTGGTGTCGAGCCGAAGGGCGCGGTCGATGCCGGTGGCCGCGCCGCGGTGCGCGAAGTGCTCGGTGACGAACTCTCCGCTGGGGTCGCTTTCCACGAGATAGTCCGACGTGACGAGTGCGGCGACGCCGGCGGGGTCACGGTCGAAGAACGCGGCGCGGTAGCTGGCCACCGCGCTGTCCAGCGATGTGGCGTCGGCCATCGGCGGATACCAGTGGTAGCCGGCGAACACCTCGTCGGCGCCCTGCCCGGACTGGACCACCTTGACGTACTTGGCCACTTCTTGGCTGAGCAGATAGAACGCAACGCAGTCGTGGCTGACCATCGGCTCGCTCATGGCGCCGATCGCGCCGTCGAGCGCGGGCAGCATCCGGTCGGTACCGATGCGGATCTGATGGTGGTCGGTGCCGAAGCGCTCGGCGATGATGTCGGAGTACGTGAACTCGTCGCCCGCCACGCCGCCCACTGACTCGAAGCCGATGGAGAATGTCGCCAGACCATGCTGGCCCGCTTCGGCGAGCAGTCCGACGATCAGGCTGGAGTCGACCCCACCGGAGAGCAGGCAGCCGACCGGCACATCGGCGACCAGCCGGCGGTCGACCGCGACGCGCAGCGACTCCAAAACCGCGTCCTCCCAGTCACGTTCGGACCAGTCGGCGCGATCGGCATGCGGAGTGAAATCGGGTTCCCAGTACGTGGTGGTCGTGCGCCGGCCATCGGGCTCGATCGCGACCAGGGTCGCGGGCGGCACCTTGCTCACGCCGCGCAAGATCGTGCGCGGCGGCGGGACGACCGAGTGGAACGACAGGTAGTGATGCAGCGCCAACGGATCGATGCGGGTGTCGACCCCGCCGCCGGCGAGCAGTGCGGGCAGTGACGACGCGAACCGGATCCGCGACGCGTCCTCGGTGAGATACAGCGGCTTGATGCCCAGCCGATCGCGGCCGAGCAGCACCCGTCCGCTGTCGCGTTCGACGATCGCGAACGCGAACATGCCGTAGAGGCGGTCGACGAAACGGTCGCCCCAGTGGTGATATGCCTTGAGCAACACCTCGGTGTCACTGTGCGAGAAGAACCGGTACCCGTGCTGCTCGCTCAGCTCGCGGCGCAACTGCTTGTAGTTGTAGATGCAGCCGTTCCACGCAATGGCCAGCCCGAGCTCGGAGTCGACCATCGGCTGTGCGCCGGCTTCGGACAGATCGATGATTTTCAGGCGACGATGACCAAGCGCGACCCGACCCTGCGACCACACGCCTGCGGCGTCGGGACCGCGCGGTTCCATGGCCTCGGCCATAGCCGAGACCGCAGTGATATCAGGTGAATGGCCGTCGAGTCGCACCTCGCCGGTGGCTCCGCACACGCATGGGACTTTACCCGAGTTGACGGATGGGAAACCTGGTCGCCAGCTCAGCGACGTGTGAGCTAGGAAACACCTTCCAACTGCTCGCCGGTTTCGTCCACTTGCCTGACCGGGCCGGTGAACCACTTCTTCACCGACACGTGCCAGTAGATGTAGAGAAGGATCAGCACGCCGCCGACCAGAAGTGGGGTGTAGTTGACGTACTTCCATTCGAAGGCGTCCCCCCACGGCACACCGCCCGAGGATGTCGGGAACATCGCGATGATCGAGGTGATGATGATCTCGACGACAGCGACGGGAGCCATCCACTTGTGGTGGCCCCGCAGGTTCCACCGACCCACCTTGAAATCGTCGCCCATCCGCCAGCGCAAGTAGATCGGCACCGCGAAGCACAGATAGAGGCCGACGACGCCGATCGAGACCACCGCGAAGAAGGCCACTGGGACCGGGGCGCCGTTGATGTCGACCTCGACGAGCGCGGGGAGCGTGATGGTAGCCGCGAGGACTGCGGTGATGATGACGCCGTTGGCGGGGATCTTGTTCTTGCTCACCTTGGACCACAGCTGGTGTCCGGGAACCGCACGGTCGCGGCTGAACGCGAACAACATCCGCGACGCGCTCGTCTGGCACGCCGTGGTGCAGAAGAACTGCCCGGCCGTTGAGATCAGCAGGATGATCGCGACCCACTGTGAGTCCAGCGCCTGGTTGAAGATGCCGACGACCGCACCACCGCCTGCGGACACCGCGTCGGAGTCGTTGACGGCGAACAGGAACGTCAACAGCAGGATCCAGCCGCCGATCGCCGAGTAGAAGATCGACCGCCAAATGCCTTTGGCTGCACCGTCTGCCGCACTCTTGGTCTCCTCGGAGAGATGCGCCGACGCGTCGTAGCCGGTGATCGTGTACTGCGTCAGGATCGCCGAGATCGGCAGCACGAACAGCAATACACCGATGCCCGACATCTCGCCGCCGAACATCCCGCTGTTGTTGATGGTCTTGGCGAAGACGTCCGAGAAGCTGGCGTGCTGGTCGGGCAGCAGCCAGAGGATCAGGATCACCGCCGCCGCGCCCGCGACGTGCCACCAGACTGAGATGTTGTTGATGACGGCGAGCAGGTGCGAGGAGAAGATGTTGATGGTCGCCGAGATGGCCAGGATGATCACGAACAGCATGAACGTCCGAGTCAGGCTGTATCCCGCGAGCCAGGTCTCACTGAAAGTGCCGAGCGTGAGGTCGAGGAACGTCGCGCAGCCGTACGCCACCGAAGCCAAGATGGCGATCAACCCGATCAGATTGAGCCAGCCGGTGTAGAAACCGGCCTTGGGACCGCCGAGTTTGGCTGCCCACCAATAGATTCCGCCCGATGTCGGATACGCCGACACGAGTTCGGACATGCACAACCCGATGATGAGGATGAACACCGAGACGATCGGCCAGCCCCATGCGATCGCGGCCGGGCCGCCGTTGTTCCAGCCGAGGCCGAAGGAGGTGAAGCAGCCCGCCAGGATTGAGATGATCGAGAACGAGATCGCGAAGTTGGAAAAACCGGACCACGATCGGTTCAGCTCCTGTGTATAGCCGAGGCTGGCGAGATGTCGTTCGTCCTCATTGAGATATTCGTGACCTTCTGGCACGGCGGGTTCTCCTTCGCGATCTTCGAGCGCTTCGCGGCTTGCAGTGGGGCGGGACTCGCGCTCACTGAGTAGGGACAATAGAGTGCCATTGGTCGGCTGTCCTACCTTTGGAGTGACATTTCTGTTAAGGAATCACCGAGAAGGCCCCGCCGAGCAAACTCCAATGGTTGGCTGCCGGTCATCGTCGGTACTCGAGAGGAAGGTTCCGCAATGAGCCAGAACCCCGGCATGTTGTCGCAAGCCGACCTCGAAAAGCTGGTGGCCGACGGGGACATCGACACCGTCATCCTGGCGTTCTGCGATATGCAGGGGCGGCTCACCGGCAAGCGCGTGTCGGCGCGATTGTTCGTCGAAGACGTCGCCGAGCATGGCGCGGAGTGCTGCAACTACCTGTTGGCCGTCGACGTCGACATGAACACCGTCGACGGGTACGCGATGTCGAGTTGGCAGACCGGCTACGGCGACATGGTCATGAAGCCCGACTTCTCGACGCTGCGACGCGTGCCCTGGCTGCCGGGCACCGCACTGGTGATGGCAGACCTGGAGCGCGTCGACGGCGACCCGGTGACCCCTGCGCCACGCAGCATCCTCAACCGCCAGATCGACCGGCTGTCCGAGCTCGGTCTGGTGCCCTACGTGGGCACCGAGCTCGAGTTCATGGTGTTCGAGGATTCCTACCGCGACGCCTGGACGAAGGGCTACCGCAACATGACGGCGGCCTCGGACTACAACGTCGACTACGCGATGCACGCGTCGACCCGAATGGAGCCGCTGCTTCGCGACATCAGGCTCGGCATGACCGGCGCGGGAATGTACTGCGAGGGCGTGAAGGGCGAATGCAACCTCGGGCAGCAGGAGATCGCCTTCCGCTACGACCACGCGAGGGTGACGTGTGACAACCACACGATCTACAAGAACGGTGCCAAGGAGATTGCCGATCAACACGGCAAGAGCCTGACGTTCATGGCGAAATTCGATGAGCGCGAAGGCAACAGTTGTCATATCCACATTTCGTTGCGGGGCGAGGACGGAAGCCCGGTGTTCGCCGATTCCGACGCGTCGGACGGAATGTCGTCGATGTTCCGCAGCTTCATCGCCGGCCAGCTGGCTACGCTGCGTGAGCTGACGCTGTTCTATGCACCGAACATCAACTCCTACAAGCGATTCGCCGAGGGCAGCTTCGCGCCTACGGCCATCGCGTGGGGGATGGACAACCGCACTTGCGCGCTGCGCGTGGTGGGGCACGGTCCGGGCATGCGGGTGGAATGCCGCGCGCCCGGCGGCGACGTCAACCAGTACCTGGCGGTGTCGGCGCTGATCGCCGGCGGCCTGCACGGTATCGAGCACGAGTTGGAGCTGCCGGAACCGTTCGAGGGCAACGCCTATACGAGTGGCGCCGAAAGCCTTCCGACCACGCTGACCGAGGCGGCGGCGCTGTTCGAGAAGTCCGACGTGGCCCGTGCGGCGTTCGGCGACGAGGTCGTGGAGCACTATCTCAACAACGCCCACGTCGAACTGACCGCGTACAACGCGGCCGTGACGGACTGGGAAAGGGTGCGGGGCTTTGAGCGGCTTTGACGCGAGAAGCGAAGGCGGAGCTGGGGCCAGCGCAGCGGCGCGCAGATCCCGCCCGGTCGTCGGATTGACCACGTATCTGCAGCAGGCGCAGACGGGTGTGTGGGACGTGCGCGCCAGCTTCCTGCCCGCCATCTATTTCGAGGGCGTCGGGCTGGCGGGCGGAATCTCGGTACTGCTGCCGCCGCAGCACGTCGACGACGAAATCGTCGACCGCGTGCTCGACGGACTCGACGGGCTGATCATCACCGGCGGGCGCGACGTCGATCCCGGCGCCTACGGACAGGATCGCCACCCTGCCACCGATGAGGCCAACGAGTACAACCGCCTTCGGGATGCATGGGAATTCGAACTACTCAAAGGGGCTATCCGGCGCGGCCTTCCCGTCCTGGGAATCTGCCGCGGCGCGCAGGTGCTCAACGTCGCCCTCGGCGGCACTCTGCATCAGCATCTGCCCGACGTCGTCGGCCATTCTGAGCACCAGAAGGGCAACGCAGTGTTCTCGACGTCGTCGATACGCACTGTGCCCGAAACGCGGCTGGCATCGCTGATCGGCGAGTCGTCCGACGCGCAGTGCTATCACCACCAGGCCATCGATCGCCTCGGTGACGGTCTGATCGTCAGTGCTCGCGACGCTGACGGCGTGATCGAGGCAGTCGAGTTCCCCGGCGACCGCTTCCTTCTCGCGGTCCAGTGGCATCCCGAGGAGACGCTGGACGATCTGCGGCTGTTCGCCGCGTTGGTCGAAGCCGCTGAGGCGTATTCGAGAGAAAAGGTGACCGTGTGACGGCTAGTGAGCTGATCAACCCCGCGACGGAGGAACTGCTGCGCACCGTAGAGCAGACCAGCCTCGCGGGTGTCGACGACGCGGTGGCGCGAGCCAAGGCCGCGCAACGCGATTGGGCACGTCTGGCACCCGGCGACCGGGCCGCCGCCCTGCGGTCGTTCGCCGCCGCGGTCGACGCGCACGTCGACGAGCTGGCCGCGCTGGAGGTCGCCAACTCCGGGCATCCGATCGGCAATGCGACGTGGGAGGCGGGCCACGTCCGCGACGTCCTGCAGTTTTACTCCGCGACACCGGAACGATTGTCGGGCAAACAGATTCCGGTGGCCGGCGGCCTGGACATCACCTTCAACGAGCCGCTTGGCGTCATCGGGGTGATCACGCCCTGGAATTTCCCGATGCCCATCGCGGTGTGGGGTTTCGCACCGGCCCTGGCAGCCGGGAACGCGGTACTGATCAAACCCGCCGAATGGACACCGCTGACCACGATCCGGATAGGCGAACTCGCCGTCGAGGCCGGCCTGCCTCCCGATCTGTTCCAGGTGTTGCCCGGAAAGGGGTCGGTGGTCGGTGAGCGGTTTGTCACCCATCCCGACGTCCGCAAGATCGTCTTCACCGGTTCCACCGAGGTCGGCACCCGCGTGATGGCGGGTGCCGCGGCTCAGGTCAAGAGGGTCACCCTCGAGCTGGGCGGCAAGAGCGCAAACATCGTGTTCGACGATTGCGATCTGGACAAGGCTGCGGCCACCGCGCCCTACGGGGTTTTCGACAACGCCGGGCAGGACTGCTGTGCACGTAGCCGGATCCTGGTGCAGCGCAATGTTTACGACCGTTTCATGGAGCTGCTCGAACCTGCGGTCAAGGGCATCGCAGTCGGTGATCCGGCTGCCAAAGGCACCGAGATGGGCCCGCTGGTGTCGAAGTCGCATTGGGAGTCCGTGGTCTCCTATGTGCCCGACGACGCACCGGTCGCGTTCCGCGGCGACGCGCCGTCGGGGCCCGGCTACTGGTTCCCCCCGACCGTGCTGACCCCGGAGCGCTCCGACCGCACGGTGCGTGAGGAGATCTTCGGCCCGGTCGTCGCGGTGCTGCCGTTCGAGGACGAGGCCGACGCGATTGAACTCGCCAACGACACCCCCTACGGCCTTTCCGGGTCGATCTGGACGGACAACCTGTCGCGGGCCGTGCGGGTGTCCCGCGCGGTGGAGTCTGGCAACCTGTCGGTCAATTCACACTCGTCGGTGCGGTACAACACGC
The sequence above is drawn from the Mycobacterium gallinarum genome and encodes:
- the ngg gene encoding N-acetylglutaminylglutamine synthetase encodes the protein MNPESTEAITLGLHDASPQHLVDAMADDVAVEMGWGRLIFGQTFADPAKLAEVLRQEGHGRRDICMYAREPHVLVAMAPAELFIDPSHTYRLRFSDHDAQRTAPTGFTVRSLERREDAEDINRVYMRCGMVPAPVEVLWDNSEDLDALDYLVAVRDDDGSLVGTVTGVDHKRLFDDPENGSSLWTLAVDPATSLPGVGAALTRALAALYRERGRAYMDLSVAHDNEAAIGLYEKLGFERVPVMAVKRKNAINEPLFTHPPETVDDLNPYARIIADEAMRRGIWVEVLDAGAGEMRLSHGGRSVITRESLSEYTSAVAMARCDDKRLTRRLVSEAGIQVPKGRLATFDEQDHAFLEEVGDVVVKPTRGEQGKGITVGVNSTEELDAALARAREEHPNVLIEQRAPGDDLRLVVIDGKVVAAALRKPAEIVGTGHHTIRELIEAQSRRRAAATGGESRIPMDDVTEATVAEAGFSFDDVLPEGRTLRVRRTANLHQGGTIHDVTAVVNPHLSEVAVKAAGAIGIPVTGIDLLVPDVTAPDYVFIEANERPGLANHEPQPTAKAFVDFLFPGSPALPQAWTPDEVPTS
- a CDS encoding N-acetylglutaminylglutamine amidotransferase, with translation MCGATGEVRLDGHSPDITAVSAMAEAMEPRGPDAAGVWSQGRVALGHRRLKIIDLSEAGAQPMVDSELGLAIAWNGCIYNYKQLRRELSEQHGYRFFSHSDTEVLLKAYHHWGDRFVDRLYGMFAFAIVERDSGRVLLGRDRLGIKPLYLTEDASRIRFASSLPALLAGGGVDTRIDPLALHHYLSFHSVVPPPRTILRGVSKVPPATLVAIEPDGRRTTTTYWEPDFTPHADRADWSERDWEDAVLESLRVAVDRRLVADVPVGCLLSGGVDSSLIVGLLAEAGQHGLATFSIGFESVGGVAGDEFTYSDIIAERFGTDHHQIRIGTDRMLPALDGAIGAMSEPMVSHDCVAFYLLSQEVAKYVKVVQSGQGADEVFAGYHWYPPMADATSLDSAVASYRAAFFDRDPAGVAALVTSDYLVESDPSGEFVTEHFAHRGAATGIDRALRLDTTVMLVDDPVKRVDNMTMAWGLEGRVPFLDHELVELAATCPPALKIAHDGKGVLKQAARRVIPAEVIDRPKGYFPVPALTHLEGPYLELVRDALYAPVAKERGLFRPDAVDHLLADPNGRLTPLRGNELWQLGLLELWLQRHGINGTAA
- a CDS encoding amino acid permease — protein: MPEGHEYLNEDERHLASLGYTQELNRSWSGFSNFAISFSIISILAGCFTSFGLGWNNGGPAAIAWGWPIVSVFILIIGLCMSELVSAYPTSGGIYWWAAKLGGPKAGFYTGWLNLIGLIAILASVAYGCATFLDLTLGTFSETWLAGYSLTRTFMLFVIILAISATINIFSSHLLAVINNISVWWHVAGAAAVILILWLLPDQHASFSDVFAKTINNSGMFGGEMSGIGVLLFVLPISAILTQYTITGYDASAHLSEETKSAADGAAKGIWRSIFYSAIGGWILLLTFLFAVNDSDAVSAGGGAVVGIFNQALDSQWVAIILLISTAGQFFCTTACQTSASRMLFAFSRDRAVPGHQLWSKVSKNKIPANGVIITAVLAATITLPALVEVDINGAPVPVAFFAVVSIGVVGLYLCFAVPIYLRWRMGDDFKVGRWNLRGHHKWMAPVAVVEIIITSIIAMFPTSSGGVPWGDAFEWKYVNYTPLLVGGVLILLYIYWHVSVKKWFTGPVRQVDETGEQLEGVS
- a CDS encoding glutamine synthetase family protein; the protein is MSQNPGMLSQADLEKLVADGDIDTVILAFCDMQGRLTGKRVSARLFVEDVAEHGAECCNYLLAVDVDMNTVDGYAMSSWQTGYGDMVMKPDFSTLRRVPWLPGTALVMADLERVDGDPVTPAPRSILNRQIDRLSELGLVPYVGTELEFMVFEDSYRDAWTKGYRNMTAASDYNVDYAMHASTRMEPLLRDIRLGMTGAGMYCEGVKGECNLGQQEIAFRYDHARVTCDNHTIYKNGAKEIADQHGKSLTFMAKFDEREGNSCHIHISLRGEDGSPVFADSDASDGMSSMFRSFIAGQLATLRELTLFYAPNINSYKRFAEGSFAPTAIAWGMDNRTCALRVVGHGPGMRVECRAPGGDVNQYLAVSALIAGGLHGIEHELELPEPFEGNAYTSGAESLPTTLTEAAALFEKSDVARAAFGDEVVEHYLNNAHVELTAYNAAVTDWERVRGFERL
- a CDS encoding gamma-glutamyl-gamma-aminobutyrate hydrolase family protein: MSGFDARSEGGAGASAAARRSRPVVGLTTYLQQAQTGVWDVRASFLPAIYFEGVGLAGGISVLLPPQHVDDEIVDRVLDGLDGLIITGGRDVDPGAYGQDRHPATDEANEYNRLRDAWEFELLKGAIRRGLPVLGICRGAQVLNVALGGTLHQHLPDVVGHSEHQKGNAVFSTSSIRTVPETRLASLIGESSDAQCYHHQAIDRLGDGLIVSARDADGVIEAVEFPGDRFLLAVQWHPEETLDDLRLFAALVEAAEAYSREKVTV
- a CDS encoding aldehyde dehydrogenase family protein, producing the protein MTASELINPATEELLRTVEQTSLAGVDDAVARAKAAQRDWARLAPGDRAAALRSFAAAVDAHVDELAALEVANSGHPIGNATWEAGHVRDVLQFYSATPERLSGKQIPVAGGLDITFNEPLGVIGVITPWNFPMPIAVWGFAPALAAGNAVLIKPAEWTPLTTIRIGELAVEAGLPPDLFQVLPGKGSVVGERFVTHPDVRKIVFTGSTEVGTRVMAGAAAQVKRVTLELGGKSANIVFDDCDLDKAAATAPYGVFDNAGQDCCARSRILVQRNVYDRFMELLEPAVKGIAVGDPAAKGTEMGPLVSKSHWESVVSYVPDDAPVAFRGDAPSGPGYWFPPTVLTPERSDRTVREEIFGPVVAVLPFEDEADAIELANDTPYGLSGSIWTDNLSRAVRVSRAVESGNLSVNSHSSVRYNTPFGGFKQSGLGRELGPDAPLSFTETKNVFYAIGDA